The window CCCCTATCAACCCACACACAGCCCCATTAATAACTCCTAATAGAGTATACGGTATTATATAAAGGAAGGAACCTGCAAATAGACTTCCTAATAAGAAGGAAATTGCCCCAGTAACCACTGCGTTTTTAGCTCCAATAACCATGTTATCAGATAAGTAGCCAACAGCTAGTAACAGGAGAAAAGTGAAAAGAGTGAAAATGCCTTGGGTAAAAGCCAATATCAGTGTTATTACTGCTGCAACTGGGATTACTAAAACCCAACGTATGTTCTGAAAATTAAGTTCATTCATTATAGAATTCATAAAACCAGGTCCCATCCCATAAGGGTTCCTATGGGAAGTTTTATGAACTCTGCCATGATTTTTAAGATTATATATCCATTTTCCAAAGTTATTATAATAAAATTCTACCAGTCTATTTTTAAACTTCCCTGGCAGAGAAGACAGGGATTGTATCTTTTCTTTTAGGATCTCGCTTTTTGTACTTTTTCTGTTTATTGAGGTTTGTTTCCAGGTGGGATCAACGATATCTAAATTTTCAACATATTTTAGTTTACCACCACAATCACAGTCACTGACAAAATCTTTTGGAGACTCACCGGATTGCAGTTTATAGTAACTCTTGCATTTTCCACAAATTAGATAACCCACATAACCACCTTTTCACAAATTAGATAACTCACATAAACACCCAGTAATTGATAAAAGATTATTAACTCAATTTAAGACTTATATATCTTTCTACTGCTCATCTGTATATATATTTTATAAATAAGACAAAGAACACCACAAAAAGGATAATGTTTACCATTAATCGTGGCCAGAATAAATGCCTGAGAAATAGGTAATCTGTGGTTAAAACTAAGATAATGTAAAACACGACAAATAGAATCTTACTTGATGTTTTAATCATTTTTTTTATATTTTGTTAAGTTTAAGATATAATAATGGTTTTTTGTTTTTCTTTTAGATTGAAACTTCTCATCTTGAATCTTGAAAAAAATAAGAATAAATGATTTAAAACATAAAAGTAGTTAAATTTAACATGATTTTAAACCCCCATGGAGAGAATCCATATACATTTGCATACAAAGATGTTTGCATGACTCATTTTTTTTAATAAAATTCCACTGATAATCTATTATATGATAATGTTACGATAATTACTGAAAACTTCAATGATAATATTATTTCCAATAAAATCCTTAAATAACTCCTTATAATATCGTAACGGTTTTATAGAGGTTTGCATCATAGTAAATTTAAAAATTATAATCTATAGCATCGTTTACACATGGAACCAAAGAGAGACAACGAAAAACCACCGATCATTACACTGATTATATGAGTACTACCTTTTTACATTGACACTTAAGATATTTCAAAGTTGTATTTTTCCATAATTTCAAAATATATTTTAGCATGATGGTTTTAAGGGAGTATAATTATGGTAGAAATAAAATGGACTACTGTGCGAAGAGGTTTATTATTATCACTACTCTTGTGGCTTATTCTTCGAGAAGTTGCCGGGGATGTTGGCGGTATAATTGGCTTTGTCGTAGCAACAATGGTTGTGGGTTACCGAGTTAATGAAGGTTACATGGACGGTGCAATACATGGATCACTAGTTGGTGCTGTTGGTGGTATTATAGGTGGATTAATCATACTGATATTATACCTCATTGGGTTAGGAGATATGGCAAAACAGCTTTGGCCAGTTGCAGGAGTAATAGAAGCAGTTATAGTCCTAATCCTATATGCAATTGTAGGGGCCATTGGTGGTACGGTAGGCTCCGCCATCCAAAAATTGCGTTAAAAACAACAAATTTAGCTTATTCTGAGTATTATTCAATTTTCCATATATTTTTTAAATTCAGCAAGCATTAATAGTGAGTTATATCCTTTTTCGGTAATCATGTAATCGCCTCTTTCATGCCTCTGCAAAATAAGGTCACTTTCAAGAAGTTTTTGAATGTGGAAAAGTAAATTACCACCACGAAGCCCAGTTAACTTTGAAAGGTTGGAAAATGTTTTAGTTTCAGAAGCCATTGATTTAAGTATCTGTAACCTCTGTTTATTGGCTAATGGGTCTAGTACTTGTTTAACTATTACCTCTTCAGGAATTGCAGATATTTCAGGTCTTTCTTCTGTAGAACTGTAAATTTGTAATGAGTTAATTAGATGTAATTGTTTGTTAAAAAGTGAATTAACTTCCTTAAAACACACTTCACAATTATCAAAAGGAGCTTCTTTCCTTATTTCAGATAATTCATCCTTTTTTTTGTCAATTGATTCCTTTGAAACATTATCACACTTTATAAGTTCTGCATTATTCCCTAAAAACTCTTTGAATCTCGATTTGCAAGTTTTTCGCATCTGGCAGGGATCTACCATGCTTTTTTCCAAACCACTTTCAATGTCATCTTTAACATAAGAGGTAAGAGCGTTGATGAAATCTTTTTTAAAATTGGCAAACATAAGATCCAAGTATTCTTGATTGGATCTTTCCATTAAACGTTTAATATCCTGGTGTATTGCCTCTAATTTTGCCCTATTATCATAGATTTCAGGACTATTCATCTCATTGATATTTTCCATATATGTATATTTTTATTAGACCAGTAATAAAGGTTCCTATGTTGACTTTCAAGGTTATTTTTGTACATAAAACTGTAGTTAGTACATTTTAATGACGGTTTAGTATATATTTCTAATTTGACATAGAATGTAACTAAGTTCATGAAACTAAATGATGAAGACGGTGATCTGGTATGGTATTAAGTCAAGAGATGATGGAAGCTATAGAAAAAAACAATATTGTGTGGTTGGCAACTGCAAATAAAGACAATAAACCTAATGTTGTTCCAATTGGACTTGCAAGACCTTTAAACAATGAAAAAGTTCTGTTAGTGGCTAATTTCATGAACAAGACCTTTGAAAATCTAAAAAATAACCCCCAAGCATCAATAGCAGCCAATAATATCTCTGAATGCCCTTACCAGTTCAAAGGCAACGTGGAAATTCATGAATCTGGTAAATATTTTGACGATGCAGTGGACTGGGCTAAAAGTGTAATGTCCCAACTCAATCCCAAAGCAGCTGTTTTGTTAAATATCGAACAAATATATTCGGTCCAACCAGGCCCAGATGCTGGTAAAAAAGTTGTCTAAAATACCTAAAAAAGGATTAGTTAAGATATCAACGGAGGACGAAAAAATGAGTGTTAAAGAAGAAATACATGCACAAATTGTGGGAGCACTAGCTGGAACTAAATTCCCTATAGAAACACCAGAAGCATTACTGTCAGCATTTCCTGACGGTGCAGAAACAACCTGTAAATCAGGAGATGTTGAACTGAAAGCAGGGGATGCTGGTCAAGTACTGACTGCAGATGATTTCCCCTTCAAATCAGCCAAAGAAGTTGCAGACGTAATAGTTGAAAGGGCAGGATTATAACGCCCTTGTTTTTTTATTTTTTAAAGTTTAATAAAATATCCTGATATAATTGGATATACTTAAAAGGCCTATTTACTTTCTATGTTAAAAAATGTGTCTTTTTATGCGGTTGGCCACGAGTTAATTCAGAATCTACTTTTATAATCCTTCAATTCATTTAATGATCTTTTTCATTATATTCTCAAATCTAGTCTTGCTAATTGGATGATAACTTAATATTTCACCATTATAAATAAGACAGAAGGATCCAAAAGCACAGGGTGTGTTTTTAACTGCTTTAACATCTTCTAAATCTATCAAATTGGTTTTTAATTTAAATTTATTTTGTGCAGATTCTACAATACTGTTAACATTCTTTTCAGTATAGGGACACTGAACTGAACGGAGAATAGTCAATCCATTACTGTATTCAGTTAAACATTCATCCATATTTGCCTTGAATTGGGGGTTTTCTGATTCATCATCAAACTTTTTAACCAGCAGATCAAAATCCGGTTCAGCACTATCCACGATCTGGAAACCTTTATTTAGGAATATATCATTACCTGCCATGAACGGGCCTTTTCTGGTAACTACCGCAACTCCCAACATCTTTTTGTCCCTTGCCTCTTTAATACATTCATCAAGTAACAATGAAGCCATACCTCTGCCTTTAAATTCCTTCCTGAAACCAACGAAAATACAGTGAATGAACATGTATCCGTCAGCATCAACAGGACGATGAGCAAATTCTCCCGGAATGTACTCCAGCATCCCCTGATAACCGCCCTCCTTAGAGATCACCACCTTAATTCTTAATCCGTGGGGATAATATTTTTTAAACCATTCAATTTTTCTTTCCAACTCCACATGCTTTTTCAAGTCTTTGTATCCACAAACACCATAATCTGCGATGTTATCTGGAGTTAGGTCTATGACTTCTATGTCACCTATATTAATCCCTCCTGACCAGTTTTAAAGGTATAACAATCATTTTTTCTTCAAATATAATAATCATTCTTTTTCTTCAAAAACAAGGGTGAAAGCTGTTCCTTGACTCCGATCAAGTTCCAACTCACCATCAATTTGTGAGGTTAAATTATTAACCAGTTGTAATCCTAATGAACTGGTATTTTTGTAGTCTAAATCTGTTGGAAACCCAATTCCATTATCACTGACTTTTAGGACAATTTTCTCATTTTTTAGGTAAAATTCTACCTTGATGTGTCCACTTTCATCACCAGGAAAAGCGTGTTTCATGCTGTTGGTGACGAGTTCATTCACAATAAGCCCTAAAGGAACAACCGTGTTAATATCAATCTTCACATCCTCTACATCAATATCAAGTCTAACCTGTCCAGGATCAGCAACCATAGTGTGGTACAGATCCGTGGTGAGACTTCTTATGTAATCACCGAAATCTATGTTTTTGAGGTCGGTGGATTGATACAACCTTTCATGGATCAGGGCCATAGAGTTAGCTCGGTTTTGACTTTCTTTGAAAACATCACGTGCCCCTTCATCATGAATATAAGATGATTGGAGATTCAGTAAACTGGAAATAATCATTAGATTATTTTTAACCCGATGATGGATCTCCTTAAGGAGCATTTCCTTCTCTTCTAAAGCTGTTTTTATCTCATTTTCAGCCTGTTTTCTTTGTATTGCTACGGCAAAAAGACTGATTAATGATTGCACAAGTTCCTTATTTTTTAATGTGTTACCATTCTTAAGAAAGATATACACAGTACCATAAAGTCTTCCCTTTGATTCAAAACCAGTGCCATACATATCCCCCATATTCAGAGTTAATTCAGCCATTCTGGTTATATTTTTTGACAATTGTCCTGAAAACACCTGATATAATCCATCTTCCATTTTAAGAAGTTTACCGCTGAGGATGGTATTTTTAGATTCTTTATCACCATAAAATTCATTAAAAGAAGTGAGTGGAATCTTTATATCAGTTAATCCCCCTCCTAAAATTTTTTGGGAAAGTTCATTTAATCTTTTATTTTCCCCAATTACAGAACGCACCATAATGCTATCTGATGGTCCATCATACATACTAACGGCAATAATAGCGTTTTCAATTAAATTCGCCAATTTTTTGGCAATAAAATCGTAAATATCAATACTTGGAGATAAATCAACCAATTCTAAAGCAGTTTGGGATAAAACTCGCTCGTTTTCTATGATCTTTTGAGTAGATTCCTGATTAGATTCTAAAATGGCCTTTAATTCATTAATTTTATCCATGAGTTCTTCCTTGGATTTTCCTTCATTTAACATTTTTAAAACCTTCAATGGATATAAAAATATTAACTCAATTTTATAGTATAACTCCATACTATATATTTCGAAGTATAATCTGGAATTATATGAAAAAATCTTTTTTAAGTAATCTGATGACATAAATTAGGTAACATCATAGCATAAATCATGTTTTTAATTTTAAAACGATTTTTCAGATCTCATGCCCCGGGCCCACCCTAACCTGGGGATACTCCCCTAAAAATTCAATTATTTTATCCAATGTTTCCTGTGCCTTCTTCACATTCCAAGTGTAATCACTAGGCGCAATTCCAAGTTCCAGATTTTCATGGATGAAAGCAGCATCCATGGCAAGTAATATAGGACCAGCAAGGGTATTTACAAGAAAAGAAACATGGTAAGGGGTGTGTCCATGAGTTAATATTGCCCATAGTGATCCATCGCCCAGAAGATCCACACCAAGACCCAATGGAGGCATTAGGGTGGCCCTGGAAAAGTCGATCTCATATAGTTCTTCCAGTCCTTCCAGGAAATCCCCATGGATTTTTGGATGGTATTGGCCATATTCTCCCTTAGCTATAACATAGGGGATGTTTTTTGGAAGTTCCCTCACACCTGCTGCATGATCAGCATGTAAATGACTTAAAAAAACCGTTTTTAAATTGATTCCATTCTGTTCAATGTGTTTGGCTATATTTTCGCCTTTATTCTGTTGGAATACATCCACATCTGTGCCTTCCAGTCTTCCCTTAGGATCAGTTGAGTATGCAGCATCAAGACCTGTATCCAGAAGAAAATCACCTTTTTCTTCATGGTGAACCCAGTGGGCCAGTATGGGAACCTCCATTTCCTCATCAATGATATCCCTGGCATGGGGATGAGCAGGATTAATGGTGCCCTTTCTGTTAATTATCACCGCCCCTGTTTTGAAACTTTGAACATTGATAGGACGTGGATTATGAAAAACTTGCCCCCATCTAGTATATTCCCCTTTTTTATATGGAAATTTTCTGAGTTTCATGAAAAAATCAATATTTTATGGGAACCCTCTGTAATTGAGTTCCCAATTTTCATAGTAAACTATTCTTCACAACAAATTATTCTTCTTTACCCGATCTAATCCCATTAAAACATTTATCCAAAAATTCCTTTTCAGGGGGTTTAGTTAGCAGGGTGACAACAATGGTCATCACAACTGCCACTGGTAGGGCAATGATCATTGGATCCACTGTGGGCCACGGGACCGTGGTTATAACGGTAGATTGTCCTAGTAAAGCTTTTGAAACTCCCAGGCCTTCTGCAGATTTTTTAAACCCAAAAACTAACCATATTAAACTAACTAATGCACCTGAAATTAATCCTGCGATTGCGCCTTCTTTGGTGGCCCGTTTCCAGTAAAGTGCTGCCACGTAGATTGCCAAGAATGCTGCGGCAGTTATACCAAACCACATGGCGGTTCCCACCGCAACAACACTGGCCGGTAGGATGAATCCCAGAATAACTGCAATGAAAACTGCTATAACTATCCCTATCCTGGCCACCCTAACTGATGATCCACCAGTTTTTCGTACTAGTGTTTCATATATATCTCTTCCAAAGGCAGTTCCCTGCACATGGAACTGAGAAGAGAGTGTGGACATGGCTGCAGAAAGAAGAGCTACCATAAAAATGTATGCAAACCATAAAGGCATAGCAGCAGTGATAAATGTTGGTATGACCTTATCCAGGTTACCTCCTGCTGCTTGAACAGCAGTCTGACCAGTTGTCTGGAAGAAATATACATTGGAAAGTGCACCTACAACGTATGCTCCGAAGGTCATCACGAATATGAATACTGCTCCAATCAGAACTCCTCGGTTCAATTCCCGGTTGGTTTTAACTGTCATAAATCTAACTACCAGTTGTGGTTGTGAGAGCACCCCAATACCCACTCCCAGAATGAGGCTTGAGACCAGTGTCCACCAAAATGCACTGCCCAGAGCAGGCATAGATGTCCAGCCCGTAAATCCCGTAGCAGTGGCCATTGATGTGGCATTGGTAGGTATCACGTTGACCAGATTAGTTAGAGCCTGATTGGCATCGGTTACACCACCTAACATCCAGTAAGTCGTTACAACTAAAAATATCATTCCAAAGAACATTATGCTTCCCTGCAGGGCATCTGTGTACATAACTCCCCTAATACCGCCGAAAATAACGTATAATGCCACGATAATGGCCATTACTATTAATGCGATATTATAATCAATTTGGAGAGTAGTTTCAACGAACCTGGCCATGCCCACCAGGACTACCGATGCATAAAGGGGCATTCCAATAAAAATAACAGCACCTGAGAAGTATTGGATAAATTTACTGTTAAAACGTTTGGATAAAAATTCAGGGAAAGTTAACGCCCCTAAATTGTGTCCCATTCTTCGGGTACGTTTTCCGAAAAAGACAAAAGCAATAAATATTCCAATGAGAATGTTTAGAAAGACCAACCATAGAATACCCATACCATAATTGGCAGCAACTCCTCCAAAACCGACAATAGCTGCCGTGCTGATGAAGGTGGACCCGTAACTCAATGCCATGATGAAAGGGTGTGTTTCTCTCCCTGCAACCATGTAATCTTCCGCACTTTTAGTTCTACGCCAGGCAACATAACCCACATAGGCATTAATTAAAAGAAATATCAAAACAACCATACTCAGTATCATTAAATCCATGAAATCACAACCGATCCTTTTCCAATAATTTTATCATTATTATTGATGATTAATGAATATATGGAGAGCATATATAAATTATTAAGATATTATTATTGAAAAGAATGGAAGTATGACTTCATCATTGATAATGGACCGTTGCATCTATCTATGAATAGTTAAATAATGCTCAGGTTCAAATTCTTTCATATTCCTTAGTTTAATAAGTATTAAGGATAATTATCTTTAGAATAAATCAGTAAAGGTTAATTACCCCTAGACTAAATGAGTAGATAAGATAATTAATTAACGGTAGTGAGATTTTGAGCGAAAATGGCCCCCCAAAACTGCGGAGACCTGGAAGTGACAGTGAAAAAAAGGGTTCTGGCAAGTTCAAGAAAACAGAAACCAATATTAAGGAAGCCATAGATTCTCTTAATATTAAAAAAAAGAAAACTGACATTTCTAATAAGGTTTCTTCCCTTAAATCGAAATCTAAAAAGGATAAAAAGAAAAAGGAAGGGCCTTTAAAACTCAAAATACCTGGAGCCAAAAAGGAACCAGAAACCAGATCTGGTGCCCTTAAAAAAAATGCTAAATATATTATGAGGGAAA is drawn from Methanobacterium petrolearium and contains these coding sequences:
- a CDS encoding MFS transporter, producing the protein MGYLICGKCKSYYKLQSGESPKDFVSDCDCGGKLKYVENLDIVDPTWKQTSINRKSTKSEILKEKIQSLSSLPGKFKNRLVEFYYNNFGKWIYNLKNHGRVHKTSHRNPYGMGPGFMNSIMNELNFQNIRWVLVIPVAAVITLILAFTQGIFTLFTFLLLLAVGYLSDNMVIGAKNAVVTGAISFLLGSLFAGSFLYIIPYTLLGVINGAVCGLIGGYIKNRI
- a CDS encoding DUF5518 domain-containing protein, with the protein product MVEIKWTTVRRGLLLSLLLWLILREVAGDVGGIIGFVVATMVVGYRVNEGYMDGAIHGSLVGAVGGIIGGLIILILYLIGLGDMAKQLWPVAGVIEAVIVLILYAIVGAIGGTVGSAIQKLR
- a CDS encoding winged helix-turn-helix domain-containing protein, with the protein product MNSPEIYDNRAKLEAIHQDIKRLMERSNQEYLDLMFANFKKDFINALTSYVKDDIESGLEKSMVDPCQMRKTCKSRFKEFLGNNAELIKCDNVSKESIDKKKDELSEIRKEAPFDNCEVCFKEVNSLFNKQLHLINSLQIYSSTEERPEISAIPEEVIVKQVLDPLANKQRLQILKSMASETKTFSNLSKLTGLRGGNLLFHIQKLLESDLILQRHERGDYMITEKGYNSLLMLAEFKKYMEN
- a CDS encoding pyridoxamine 5'-phosphate oxidase family protein, whose amino-acid sequence is MVLSQEMMEAIEKNNIVWLATANKDNKPNVVPIGLARPLNNEKVLLVANFMNKTFENLKNNPQASIAANNISECPYQFKGNVEIHESGKYFDDAVDWAKSVMSQLNPKAAVLLNIEQIYSVQPGPDAGKKVV
- a CDS encoding MTH865 family protein, whose amino-acid sequence is MSVKEEIHAQIVGALAGTKFPIETPEALLSAFPDGAETTCKSGDVELKAGDAGQVLTADDFPFKSAKEVADVIVERAGL
- a CDS encoding GNAT family N-acetyltransferase, with product MKKHVELERKIEWFKKYYPHGLRIKVVISKEGGYQGMLEYIPGEFAHRPVDADGYMFIHCIFVGFRKEFKGRGMASLLLDECIKEARDKKMLGVAVVTRKGPFMAGNDIFLNKGFQIVDSAEPDFDLLVKKFDDESENPQFKANMDECLTEYSNGLTILRSVQCPYTEKNVNSIVESAQNKFKLKTNLIDLEDVKAVKNTPCAFGSFCLIYNGEILSYHPISKTRFENIMKKIIK
- a CDS encoding sensor histidine kinase; the protein is MLNEGKSKEELMDKINELKAILESNQESTQKIIENERVLSQTALELVDLSPSIDIYDFIAKKLANLIENAIIAVSMYDGPSDSIMVRSVIGENKRLNELSQKILGGGLTDIKIPLTSFNEFYGDKESKNTILSGKLLKMEDGLYQVFSGQLSKNITRMAELTLNMGDMYGTGFESKGRLYGTVYIFLKNGNTLKNKELVQSLISLFAVAIQRKQAENEIKTALEEKEMLLKEIHHRVKNNLMIISSLLNLQSSYIHDEGARDVFKESQNRANSMALIHERLYQSTDLKNIDFGDYIRSLTTDLYHTMVADPGQVRLDIDVEDVKIDINTVVPLGLIVNELVTNSMKHAFPGDESGHIKVEFYLKNEKIVLKVSDNGIGFPTDLDYKNTSSLGLQLVNNLTSQIDGELELDRSQGTAFTLVFEEKE
- a CDS encoding MBL fold metallo-hydrolase, producing the protein MIINRKGTINPAHPHARDIIDEEMEVPILAHWVHHEEKGDFLLDTGLDAAYSTDPKGRLEGTDVDVFQQNKGENIAKHIEQNGINLKTVFLSHLHADHAAGVRELPKNIPYVIAKGEYGQYHPKIHGDFLEGLEELYEIDFSRATLMPPLGLGVDLLGDGSLWAILTHGHTPYHVSFLVNTLAGPILLAMDAAFIHENLELGIAPSDYTWNVKKAQETLDKIIEFLGEYPQVRVGPGHEI
- a CDS encoding sodium:solute symporter family protein; protein product: MDLMILSMVVLIFLLINAYVGYVAWRRTKSAEDYMVAGRETHPFIMALSYGSTFISTAAIVGFGGVAANYGMGILWLVFLNILIGIFIAFVFFGKRTRRMGHNLGALTFPEFLSKRFNSKFIQYFSGAVIFIGMPLYASVVLVGMARFVETTLQIDYNIALIVMAIIVALYVIFGGIRGVMYTDALQGSIMFFGMIFLVVTTYWMLGGVTDANQALTNLVNVIPTNATSMATATGFTGWTSMPALGSAFWWTLVSSLILGVGIGVLSQPQLVVRFMTVKTNRELNRGVLIGAVFIFVMTFGAYVVGALSNVYFFQTTGQTAVQAAGGNLDKVIPTFITAAMPLWFAYIFMVALLSAAMSTLSSQFHVQGTAFGRDIYETLVRKTGGSSVRVARIGIVIAVFIAVILGFILPASVVAVGTAMWFGITAAAFLAIYVAALYWKRATKEGAIAGLISGALVSLIWLVFGFKKSAEGLGVSKALLGQSTVITTVPWPTVDPMIIALPVAVVMTIVVTLLTKPPEKEFLDKCFNGIRSGKEE